In the Flavisolibacter tropicus genome, one interval contains:
- a CDS encoding pyridoxamine 5'-phosphate oxidase family protein: MEKSLQNEEALKKFKKLVQEVNVCMFITNNQTEHEHTRPMATIDVEDNGTLWFFTDIRSIKVEEVTSDHQVHLTYAHPGKVSYLDVKGTGSSVTDRDLMRAKWSPVVRAYFPNGVDDPNLALLKVKPQSVYYWESETGKMVQFFKMAVAAVTGKPNIAEGAEGKLAL, encoded by the coding sequence ATGGAAAAAAGTTTGCAGAATGAAGAAGCGTTGAAGAAGTTTAAGAAACTGGTGCAGGAAGTGAATGTTTGCATGTTTATTACCAACAATCAAACGGAACATGAACATACCCGGCCCATGGCAACTATCGATGTAGAGGATAACGGTACGCTTTGGTTTTTTACTGATATACGATCTATAAAAGTAGAAGAGGTAACATCCGATCATCAGGTTCATTTGACATATGCTCATCCGGGAAAAGTCAGTTACCTGGATGTGAAGGGGACTGGTTCCAGTGTTACCGACCGCGATCTCATGCGGGCAAAATGGTCGCCAGTGGTAAGAGCTTATTTCCCCAATGGTGTAGATGATCCCAACCTGGCGTTGCTCAAAGTGAAACCGCAATCTGTTTATTACTGGGAAAGTGAAACCGGTAAGATGGTACAGTTTTTTAAAATGGCTGTAGCAGCCGTAACCGGCAAGCCTAATATTGCAGAAGGTGCGGAAGGTAAATTAGCATTGTAG
- a CDS encoding DinB family protein: MKRTLWLNRTFHTIEDSGLLPDIIERLEGTPARLEEKIRSHKGPINNKPLPDKWSVKQEIGHLIDLEWLGQTRIEQLKAGLPELVAADMGNRKTQEAHHDDKSFDELLEAFRQERSKLVASFRSLSDADLEMAPFHPRLKRPMKAVDLAYFIAEHDDHHLAQITWLLQH; encoded by the coding sequence ATGAAAAGAACACTTTGGCTAAATAGAACCTTCCATACAATAGAAGACAGCGGATTGCTACCAGATATTATAGAACGACTAGAAGGTACACCTGCAAGACTGGAGGAAAAGATCCGTTCGCATAAAGGCCCCATCAATAACAAGCCCTTACCAGATAAATGGTCGGTTAAGCAAGAAATTGGCCACCTGATTGACTTGGAGTGGCTAGGCCAAACGCGTATTGAACAACTAAAGGCAGGACTGCCAGAACTGGTAGCCGCCGACATGGGAAACCGGAAAACCCAGGAAGCCCATCATGATGACAAGTCTTTTGACGAGCTATTGGAAGCATTTCGACAAGAACGTTCAAAGCTAGTCGCCAGCTTCCGGTCTTTATCTGATGCCGATCTGGAAATGGCGCCTTTTCACCCTCGCTTAAAACGACCCATGAAGGCCGTTGACCTAGCTTACTTTATAGCCGAACACGATGATCACCATTTGGCCCAAATCACATGGCTCCTGCAACACTAA
- a CDS encoding TetR/AcrR family transcriptional regulator: MNLNFGVIVLSLIHIRKYLFFEALINMSQDKKRDAIIEAALKRFAHFGVAKTTMTEIGNDLSLSKASLYYYFPDKLSLYAAVLKHISEATEKKDEAIITSKEIPLEAIHTYLDIRTDFIIKYHNILEYLKTYTPLTMPPELQELFSYFYSRELSRITAIIEKGKQQSVFHISDSRKTAELFFDFLEGFRYSFITRSGNFFPDKKQFLTILKKEKEFASIFFKGLS; the protein is encoded by the coding sequence ATGAATCTGAATTTTGGGGTAATAGTTCTATCGCTGATTCATATTCGAAAATATCTTTTCTTTGAAGCGTTAATTAATATGAGTCAGGATAAGAAACGAGATGCAATTATAGAAGCAGCCTTAAAACGCTTCGCCCATTTTGGTGTGGCTAAGACCACTATGACCGAGATCGGTAATGATCTCTCGCTTTCCAAAGCCTCGCTGTATTACTACTTCCCAGATAAATTAAGCCTGTATGCTGCTGTATTAAAGCATATTTCAGAAGCTACTGAAAAGAAAGACGAGGCGATTATTACAAGCAAAGAAATTCCACTGGAAGCCATTCATACCTACCTGGATATCCGAACCGACTTTATTATTAAGTATCACAACATACTGGAGTATTTAAAGACGTATACCCCGTTGACCATGCCTCCTGAGCTACAAGAGTTGTTTTCTTATTTTTATAGCCGTGAGTTGAGTCGTATTACGGCTATTATAGAAAAAGGCAAACAGCAAAGCGTTTTTCATATTTCAGATTCCCGAAAAACGGCCGAGCTATTCTTTGACTTCTTGGAAGGCTTCCGGTATTCCTTTATAACACGCAGTGGCAATTTCTTCCCCGACAAAAAGCAATTCCTGACCATCTTAAAAAAGGAAAAGGAGTTTGCTAGTATCTTTTTTAAAGGCCTTTCTTAA
- a CDS encoding TetR/AcrR family transcriptional regulator, translating to MKAEGIERQEHILEAAIRRFSHFGIHKTTLTEVADDLSISKQALHYYFADKQSLIAAVQDKITTDYLNGIAKTLEAAGSTENALVKLIDVKKDFFEKYFMLASQFRGTDSNCINADKKIEEVKQKLIEEEKSLLAALFQKGIASGELKIVDSVKTAGLLLDTLTAFTYCISAKSLPEPKDFKDLYRKQKEVMQLFYNGLKS from the coding sequence ATGAAGGCAGAAGGAATAGAGAGACAGGAGCACATACTGGAAGCCGCAATCCGGCGCTTCTCTCACTTTGGAATTCATAAAACAACGCTAACCGAGGTAGCAGACGACCTGTCTATAAGTAAGCAGGCGCTGCATTATTATTTCGCGGATAAGCAAAGTTTAATTGCGGCTGTTCAGGACAAAATCACAACCGATTATCTCAATGGCATTGCTAAAACACTTGAAGCGGCAGGTTCAACGGAAAATGCATTGGTAAAGTTGATCGATGTTAAAAAAGACTTCTTTGAAAAATACTTTATGCTGGCTTCTCAGTTTAGAGGTACAGATAGTAATTGTATAAATGCAGATAAAAAGATCGAAGAGGTTAAACAGAAATTAATAGAGGAGGAGAAAAGTTTATTGGCAGCGTTGTTTCAAAAAGGAATTGCATCAGGCGAATTGAAAATAGTAGACTCCGTCAAAACAGCCGGTTTGTTACTAGACACACTTACCGCATTTACCTACTGTATCAGTGCTAAAAGCCTGCCGGAACCAAAAGATTTCAAGGATCTCTACCGAAAACAAAAGGAAGTAATGCAACTTTTTTACAACGGTTTAAAAAGCTAG
- a CDS encoding TetR/AcrR family transcriptional regulator, which yields MGEVVLQKAKELFFTYGLKSISMDDLAKQAGVSKKTIYQAVADKQELVGKVVDDLIQCHQATLTTSCTSSANAIEEVINLSCVPFDTLAAININFFYELEKFFPVEWKKLIAHKQKTMQPTIIKNLERGMAEGLYREDLNSAFTAAIRLQQISTALNPSDFNEKKMDTRQLMNDLTLFYLHSITTTKGKRIFTKYLNLNNENKSIQA from the coding sequence ATGGGAGAAGTGGTGTTACAAAAAGCAAAAGAGTTGTTTTTCACCTACGGGTTGAAAAGCATTTCCATGGACGACCTGGCCAAACAAGCCGGTGTTTCCAAGAAAACCATTTACCAAGCCGTAGCCGACAAACAAGAGTTAGTCGGGAAAGTAGTGGATGATTTAATCCAATGTCATCAGGCTACATTGACTACCAGTTGCACATCATCTGCCAATGCCATTGAAGAAGTGATCAATCTCTCTTGTGTGCCTTTTGACACATTAGCCGCCATCAATATCAACTTCTTCTACGAGTTGGAAAAGTTCTTTCCTGTAGAATGGAAAAAGCTGATAGCGCACAAGCAGAAAACCATGCAGCCTACCATTATTAAAAACCTGGAAAGAGGAATGGCTGAAGGTCTTTATCGTGAAGATTTAAATAGTGCTTTTACAGCTGCTATTCGATTACAGCAAATTTCAACCGCTTTGAATCCTTCTGATTTTAATGAAAAGAAAATGGATACAAGGCAACTGATGAACGACCTGACTCTCTTCTATCTACATAGCATTACAACAACAAAAGGAAAACGAATTTTTACTAAATACCTAAATCTCAATAATGAAAACAAATCCATTCAAGCATAA
- a CDS encoding TolC family protein encodes MKTNPFKHKSQLFLQRGVLLIAVLFSFVGMQAQEPVQLNLKDAVNYAVKANQNAKKARLDEENSQYKIDEVRARALPQINGSAAIVHNPLLQMSALPNIFGPNPNPNETILVAFGQKWNANAGVSLNQALFDKSVLTGLSAAKATQEFYKLSAQLTEDQVIEQVATNYYQVLVQRQQVGVLDSTIRNTRRVQSILESQYKNGLAKKIDIDRITVNISNLNSQRQQLLNTLALLENQLKFYMGMPIQTPISIPNADIEAIQPKAVAKNDSVNVESRLEYQLLKQQEELLTLQKEAYKSEYYPSLSLSSNYSYQGTGNKLPVLKGEKQGVNWFDAASVSLNLRVPIFNGGATKARIKQADVSIKKLNEDINNTTLALNLAFENAKTQINNSIITLNSQQENARLAQEVYFNTQNNYNNGLATLTDLLNAETSLTQAQNSYSSALLNYKVAEIQLIKSQGQLKSLLN; translated from the coding sequence ATGAAAACAAATCCATTCAAGCATAAATCCCAACTGTTTTTACAGCGAGGGGTGTTGCTGATCGCTGTCTTATTCAGCTTTGTAGGGATGCAGGCGCAAGAGCCGGTGCAGTTGAATCTGAAGGATGCAGTGAATTATGCTGTTAAAGCAAACCAAAATGCCAAAAAAGCCCGTTTGGATGAAGAGAACAGTCAGTACAAAATAGATGAAGTACGTGCGCGGGCACTGCCTCAGATCAATGGTTCTGCTGCTATAGTGCATAATCCGTTATTACAAATGAGTGCACTACCCAACATCTTTGGACCGAATCCAAACCCGAATGAAACCATATTGGTGGCCTTTGGTCAAAAATGGAATGCGAATGCAGGTGTTTCTTTAAACCAGGCATTGTTTGATAAATCGGTATTAACTGGTTTGAGTGCAGCAAAGGCTACACAGGAGTTTTACAAGTTAAGTGCTCAATTGACAGAAGATCAGGTGATTGAACAAGTGGCTACCAACTACTACCAGGTATTGGTACAACGCCAACAGGTAGGTGTGTTGGATTCTACCATCAGGAACACCAGGCGCGTGCAAAGCATCTTGGAAAGTCAATATAAAAATGGGTTGGCTAAGAAAATAGATATAGACCGTATTACGGTAAATATCTCCAACTTGAATAGCCAACGCCAACAATTGTTGAATACATTGGCTTTGTTGGAAAACCAATTGAAGTTCTACATGGGAATGCCAATACAAACACCCATTAGTATTCCAAATGCTGATATAGAAGCAATTCAACCAAAGGCTGTAGCAAAAAACGATTCGGTAAATGTGGAAAGCCGACTGGAGTACCAGTTGTTGAAGCAACAAGAAGAGTTATTGACGCTGCAGAAAGAAGCGTACAAGTCGGAATATTATCCAAGTCTTTCTCTGTCCAGCAACTACTCCTATCAAGGTACAGGCAATAAGCTACCTGTATTAAAAGGAGAAAAGCAAGGCGTGAATTGGTTTGATGCCGCATCTGTAAGTCTGAACCTGCGTGTGCCCATCTTTAATGGTGGTGCTACAAAGGCACGCATTAAGCAGGCCGATGTAAGTATCAAGAAGTTGAATGAAGATATCAATAACACCACGTTGGCATTGAACCTGGCATTTGAAAATGCCAAGACACAGATCAACAATAGTATTATCACACTGAATAGTCAGCAGGAAAACGCACGCCTGGCCCAGGAGGTTTACTTCAATACACAGAACAACTACAACAATGGTTTGGCTACATTAACCGACCTGTTGAACGCAGAAACTTCATTAACGCAAGCTCAGAACAGTTATTCTTCTGCCTTGTTGAATTACAAGGTGGCAGAGATTCAATTAATAAAAAGTCAAGGACAATTAAAATCGCTATTAAACTAA
- a CDS encoding efflux RND transporter periplasmic adaptor subunit, whose translation MRKKSIIRALLTIVILVGVVGLIGWVLTNNKKKNEAKTALVAQAASGEVAVRVTPVKKEALAANFGANGNFVPAQQMNFASENSGRVTRVLVDEGSYVHKGQTLAIIKTDALNIDLESAQASYQNAARDKQRFENAFQTGGVTQQQLDQAKLALEQAEARVSQARIRVSDANIKSSINGIVNKRYIEPGAVVNPGTQLFELVDVSRLKLNITVNESQVANLKLGDKVDVKASVYPDLNFGGTITFIAPKSDASLNFPVEIEIASNPGNKLKAGMYGTALFNFENAAPITVVPRAAFVGSVSSNQVFVLDNGNVAKLRNVVAGRVLGDKVEILQGLNEGETVIISGQINLTDGSKVAPLK comes from the coding sequence ATGAGAAAGAAATCAATAATAAGAGCACTGTTAACAATTGTTATACTGGTAGGTGTTGTCGGATTGATCGGATGGGTGTTGACCAATAACAAAAAGAAGAATGAAGCAAAGACGGCATTAGTAGCGCAAGCAGCTTCCGGTGAAGTAGCCGTACGGGTTACTCCTGTTAAAAAAGAAGCGTTAGCTGCCAACTTTGGTGCTAACGGAAACTTTGTCCCTGCTCAGCAAATGAATTTTGCTTCTGAAAACTCCGGTCGCGTTACCCGCGTATTGGTAGATGAGGGCAGCTATGTACACAAAGGACAAACCCTGGCTATCATTAAAACCGATGCGTTGAATATTGACCTGGAAAGTGCACAGGCCTCTTACCAAAATGCCGCACGTGACAAGCAACGTTTTGAAAATGCTTTTCAAACAGGTGGCGTTACCCAACAACAATTGGATCAGGCCAAACTGGCATTGGAGCAGGCAGAAGCAAGAGTGTCACAGGCGCGTATTCGTGTAAGTGATGCCAATATCAAATCGTCTATCAATGGTATTGTTAATAAGCGTTATATCGAGCCAGGTGCTGTGGTAAACCCAGGAACTCAATTGTTTGAGTTGGTTGATGTGTCTCGCTTAAAGTTAAACATCACGGTAAATGAATCACAGGTAGCCAACCTGAAGCTGGGAGATAAGGTAGATGTGAAAGCAAGCGTGTATCCCGACTTGAACTTTGGTGGCACTATTACATTTATTGCGCCTAAATCTGATGCTTCTTTGAACTTCCCTGTTGAAATAGAGATTGCCAGCAATCCGGGAAATAAATTGAAAGCGGGTATGTATGGAACGGCCTTATTCAATTTTGAAAATGCAGCTCCTATTACTGTGGTACCTCGTGCAGCCTTTGTAGGTAGTGTAAGCTCAAACCAGGTGTTTGTATTGGATAATGGAAATGTAGCCAAGCTGCGCAATGTAGTAGCAGGTCGTGTGTTAGGCGATAAGGTAGAAATATTACAAGGCCTGAATGAAGGTGAGACTGTAATAATCAGTGGTCAGATCAACCTGACTGATGGTAGCAAGGTTGCTCCATTAAAATAA
- a CDS encoding efflux RND transporter permease subunit has protein sequence MKLAEVSIKRPTLIIVLFTILILGGLLSYSSLNYELLPKFSPSVVSVTTIYPGASPSEVENTVSKKIEDAVSSMENIKKLDTKSFESVSSVVITMKSGADVDYALNDAQRRINAILKDLPEDVDPPSLNKFSLDDLPVMTLSASANMDEAAFYDLMDNRIAPVLSRVDGVAKVNLIGGQEREIQVSIDANRLQGYGLSLLQVQNAILSSNLDFPTGSVQTREQDVLIRLSGKYKSVDELRNLVVANRNGVQVRLIDVADIQDAQKDVDKIARVNQQSAIAVQIMKQSDANAVGVSEQIHATIDKLQKDYGKTGLKISVANDSSIYTLQSADAVIHDLMLAVVLVAFVMLFFLHSIRNAVIVMVAIPASLIATFIGMALLGYTLNLMSLLGLSLVVGILVDDAIVVLENIYRHMEMGKNRVRAAYEATKEIGFTVTSITLVIVVVFVPIALSTGLAADIIKQFCVTVSIATLMSLLSSFTIVPWLSSRFGKLERISNKTFFGRIIIGFEKGLHSFTEWVGNILKWSLAHKKTTLALVFGLLFSSFFLLGAGFIGAEFFAKSDRGEFLVQIELPKDASIERTNAVAQTAENYLKNKKEVTKLITTVGQSSEGMGASQSTPYKAEIDVQLVAKKDREDDANIYAAKIKKELEPLLVGAKVKTVPVSILGTAEQAPLALIVTGPELDSVMVFAKAAMNELGKVKGATEMKLSVEAGNPEINVQVDRDKMAALGLNLSTVGATMQTAFSGNTNGKFRQGEYEYDINIRYGSFNRQSIQDVSNLLFTNDKGEQIRLSQFAAIKEGSGPSMLERRDKSTSVTVQAQAVGRPTGTIAAEWQVAFDKLRRPAGVSYVWSGDMENQSEGFGSLGIALLAAIVLVYLIMVALYDSFVYPFVVLFSIPLSIIGALLALALTNNTLNLFTILGLIMLIGLVAKNAIMLVDFTNQRKAEGASTYQALLDANHARLRPILMTTIAMVIGMLPIAIASGAGAEWKNGLAWVIIGGLISSLFLTLVVVPVMYAIFDKLINKAKRGKKDQPIHELMEEPYELKPHHEHSFDPSHI, from the coding sequence ATGAAACTAGCAGAAGTATCGATAAAACGTCCCACCCTCATAATCGTATTGTTTACGATACTGATATTGGGTGGACTCTTAAGTTATTCGTCACTTAACTACGAGTTACTGCCAAAGTTCAGTCCCTCCGTAGTTTCTGTGACTACCATTTATCCGGGTGCATCACCCAGTGAAGTGGAGAATACGGTATCAAAAAAGATTGAAGACGCGGTGTCTTCCATGGAGAACATCAAGAAGCTTGATACCAAGTCGTTTGAAAGTGTATCGTCTGTGGTAATCACAATGAAAAGCGGGGCAGATGTGGACTACGCCCTGAACGATGCACAACGTCGTATCAATGCGATCTTAAAAGACTTGCCAGAAGATGTTGATCCACCATCATTGAACAAGTTCTCGCTGGATGATCTTCCTGTGATGACCTTGTCGGCTTCTGCCAATATGGATGAAGCGGCTTTCTATGATTTGATGGACAACCGTATTGCGCCTGTATTATCAAGAGTAGACGGTGTGGCCAAGGTAAACCTGATTGGTGGCCAGGAGCGCGAGATCCAGGTGAGTATTGATGCCAACCGTTTGCAGGGTTATGGTCTTTCTTTATTGCAGGTACAAAATGCCATTCTTTCTTCTAATCTCGACTTCCCTACCGGTAGTGTACAAACGAGAGAGCAGGATGTATTGATCCGCTTATCGGGCAAATACAAATCGGTAGATGAGTTGCGCAATTTGGTCGTTGCTAACCGTAATGGCGTGCAGGTACGTTTAATAGATGTAGCTGATATACAGGATGCACAGAAGGACGTAGATAAAATAGCCCGTGTAAACCAGCAAAGTGCCATTGCCGTTCAGATCATGAAGCAGTCTGATGCAAACGCTGTTGGCGTAAGTGAACAGATCCACGCAACTATAGATAAACTGCAAAAAGATTATGGTAAGACAGGTTTGAAGATTAGTGTTGCTAACGATAGCTCTATTTATACCTTACAGTCTGCAGATGCCGTAATTCACGATCTGATGCTGGCGGTTGTGCTAGTAGCCTTTGTAATGCTGTTCTTCCTGCATAGCATCCGTAACGCAGTGATTGTAATGGTGGCTATCCCGGCATCATTGATCGCTACGTTTATTGGTATGGCCCTGTTAGGTTATACATTGAACCTGATGTCTTTGTTAGGCTTATCACTGGTGGTAGGTATCCTGGTGGATGATGCCATTGTGGTACTAGAGAATATTTACCGGCATATGGAGATGGGTAAGAACCGCGTGCGGGCAGCTTATGAAGCTACTAAAGAAATCGGGTTTACGGTAACCTCCATTACATTGGTAATCGTGGTCGTGTTTGTACCCATTGCCTTAAGTACCGGTTTGGCTGCGGATATTATTAAGCAGTTCTGTGTAACCGTATCTATTGCCACATTGATGTCTTTGTTATCATCATTTACAATCGTGCCTTGGTTATCCTCTCGCTTTGGTAAGCTAGAGCGCATTTCTAATAAAACCTTCTTCGGCCGCATTATCATTGGCTTTGAAAAAGGCTTGCATTCGTTTACTGAATGGGTGGGCAATATCCTGAAATGGTCACTGGCGCATAAGAAAACCACTTTAGCGTTAGTGTTCGGTTTATTGTTTTCTTCTTTCTTCTTGCTGGGCGCCGGCTTTATTGGGGCAGAGTTCTTTGCCAAGAGTGATAGAGGCGAATTCTTAGTACAAATAGAATTGCCTAAAGATGCTTCTATTGAACGAACCAATGCCGTTGCTCAAACCGCTGAAAACTACCTGAAGAATAAAAAAGAAGTGACCAAGCTGATTACTACAGTCGGTCAGTCTAGTGAAGGCATGGGGGCTTCTCAATCTACACCATACAAAGCTGAAATTGATGTGCAGTTGGTGGCTAAAAAAGACCGTGAAGATGATGCGAATATCTATGCGGCTAAAATAAAGAAGGAGTTAGAACCTTTGCTGGTGGGTGCTAAAGTAAAAACAGTACCCGTAAGTATCCTGGGTACGGCAGAACAAGCTCCGTTAGCCTTGATTGTTACTGGTCCTGAATTGGATAGTGTAATGGTGTTTGCCAAAGCGGCCATGAATGAATTAGGAAAGGTAAAAGGTGCTACAGAAATGAAGCTGTCTGTAGAAGCGGGTAACCCGGAGATCAATGTACAGGTAGACCGTGATAAGATGGCGGCACTGGGGTTGAATCTTTCAACTGTAGGTGCTACTATGCAAACAGCCTTTAGTGGTAATACCAATGGTAAGTTCCGCCAGGGAGAATATGAATACGATATCAATATCCGCTATGGTAGTTTCAACCGCCAAAGCATTCAGGATGTGAGCAACTTATTGTTCACCAATGATAAGGGGGAGCAGATTCGTTTATCTCAGTTTGCAGCTATTAAAGAGGGTTCAGGCCCTAGCATGTTGGAGCGTCGTGATAAGAGCACTTCAGTAACGGTGCAGGCGCAAGCGGTTGGTCGCCCTACCGGTACAATTGCTGCCGAGTGGCAGGTAGCTTTTGATAAACTGCGTCGTCCTGCTGGCGTTAGCTATGTATGGAGTGGTGATATGGAAAACCAAAGTGAAGGTTTTGGTTCATTGGGTATTGCCTTGTTAGCAGCCATTGTATTGGTGTACCTGATCATGGTGGCCTTGTATGACAGCTTTGTATATCCGTTTGTGGTATTGTTCTCTATTCCTTTGTCAATCATCGGAGCCTTATTAGCACTGGCGTTAACGAATAATACATTAAACCTGTTTACGATCCTTGGTTTGATCATGTTGATAGGTCTGGTAGCCAAGAACGCCATCATGCTGGTAGACTTTACCAACCAACGTAAAGCTGAAGGTGCGTCTACGTACCAGGCGTTGCTGGATGCCAACCACGCCCGTTTACGCCCCATCCTGATGACAACGATAGCGATGGTAATAGGTATGCTGCCAATTGCGATTGCCTCAGGTGCAGGTGCAGAATGGAAGAATGGCCTAGCTTGGGTTATCATTGGTGGTTTGATCAGTTCGCTGTTCTTAACATTGGTAGTGGTGCCCGTAATGTATGCTATCTTTGATAAGCTCATCAACAAGGCAAAGCGTGGTAAAAAAGATCAGCCGATCCATGAGTTAATGGAAGAGCCTTACGAGTTAAAGCCACATCACGAACACAGCTTTGATCCATCACATATTTAA
- a CDS encoding NAD(P)/FAD-dependent oxidoreductase has protein sequence MKKVVIVGGGFAGVRLIKKLSKDKRFHITLVDKNNYHFFPPLLYQVSTAFIEPSSISYPFRRLFQEKDNLRFHMGSLVKVNPQSNTIETDTGTVPYDYLVLALGTETNYFGMQNVKQSALPMKTIDEALNLRNHLLLNMEKAVRATNKADRDRLLNIVIAGGGPTGVELAGMLAELGHNTARKEYPEIKDFGSHIYVVDAGPVLLAPMSKKSQGEALHVLQHLGVNVIQNTAVKDYVNGKVVLANGNILETESLIWASGVVAREVPGLPAEVLGRGRRVLVDEFNCVQGTNNIFALGDLCLQTTDSKFPNGHPQVAQVAIQQGQLLAKNLQRKEDNQSMQPFAYKDKGSMAIISKYKAVADLPKISFKGFFAWLVWLFIHIIPLIGFRNKAKLAFSWFWSFITNDPTLRLIIRPDDKAVQKLKAMKGHCDDEPVSLSSKRQAI, from the coding sequence ATGAAAAAGGTAGTAATAGTTGGTGGAGGATTTGCTGGGGTTCGTTTGATTAAGAAGCTCTCAAAAGACAAGCGATTTCACATAACTCTGGTGGATAAAAATAATTATCATTTTTTCCCACCCTTACTTTATCAGGTTTCTACTGCATTTATTGAACCTTCTAGTATTAGTTATCCTTTCCGCCGTTTATTTCAGGAAAAGGATAACCTGCGTTTTCATATGGGCTCGCTGGTAAAAGTAAATCCACAGTCGAATACCATAGAAACTGATACCGGCACAGTACCATATGATTATCTGGTGTTGGCATTAGGTACAGAAACCAACTACTTTGGTATGCAAAATGTAAAGCAATCGGCCTTGCCTATGAAAACGATAGATGAGGCTTTGAACTTGCGCAATCATTTGCTGCTGAATATGGAAAAGGCTGTACGCGCTACTAATAAAGCCGATAGAGACCGTTTGCTTAATATCGTCATTGCAGGCGGTGGCCCTACTGGTGTAGAGCTGGCAGGTATGTTGGCTGAGTTAGGGCACAACACCGCCAGAAAAGAATACCCGGAAATCAAGGACTTTGGTAGCCACATTTATGTTGTTGATGCCGGTCCGGTTTTACTGGCACCCATGAGCAAAAAATCACAAGGAGAGGCATTGCATGTATTACAACATCTGGGCGTTAACGTGATACAGAACACAGCTGTAAAAGACTATGTAAATGGAAAAGTAGTTTTGGCCAATGGTAATATCCTAGAAACGGAATCTCTCATTTGGGCATCAGGTGTTGTGGCAAGAGAAGTGCCTGGCTTGCCAGCAGAAGTGTTAGGAAGAGGAAGGAGAGTATTGGTAGATGAATTTAATTGTGTGCAGGGTACCAATAATATTTTTGCTTTAGGCGACCTGTGTTTGCAAACAACAGATAGTAAGTTTCCTAACGGCCATCCGCAAGTGGCACAAGTAGCAATTCAGCAGGGACAATTACTTGCAAAGAACCTGCAACGTAAAGAAGATAATCAATCCATGCAGCCATTTGCTTACAAGGATAAAGGTAGCATGGCCATCATTTCAAAATACAAGGCAGTAGCTGACTTACCGAAGATTTCATTTAAAGGATTCTTTGCCTGGCTGGTGTGGTTGTTCATACATATTATTCCGCTCATTGGTTTTCGCAATAAGGCGAAGCTGGCGTTTAGCTGGTTCTGGTCGTTTATTACTAACGATCCAACATTACGATTGATTATACGCCCTGATGACAAAGCCGTACAAAAATTGAAAGCAATGAAGGGGCACTGTGATGACGAGCCTGTTTCTTTGAGTAGCAAAAGACAGGCAATCTAA